Proteins encoded by one window of Geobacter sp. DSM 9736:
- a CDS encoding TolC family protein, with protein sequence MRQLLLAIFITLLVIISGRSSYAEEAGGEELQRLVAAALANNPEITVSEARWKMFTSRVAQAKSLEDPMLMLKIQNGIVRDPFNFSRDPMTQKVIGISQQLPFWGKRDLKAEVAAKEAESYRWQVEERKLELARMVKETYWQIYFIDRSLQVTEKNLRIMDDFIALAETRYSVGQGGQQDVLKAQVEKSKMLDMKISQEQQRKSLVAALNTLIARAADTPVGRIADPALNPVELTAGDLNRLAAEKRPQFRSLAAQIEKGRAVHRLAEKESYPDVNLSLEYMQRNPSMEDEGLDMYSAGITINLPVFRERRQAMRAESTSEVSMAAAELRTLENSVGGGIADLLAQLERRRKLAELYRAGIIPQAEQALESSVIGYRVGKADVLMLLDSRVTLFNYEREYYDSVADYQMKLAQLEALVGQELDPEKQ encoded by the coding sequence ATGAGACAGCTTTTGCTTGCCATTTTTATAACCCTGCTGGTGATCATTTCCGGCCGAAGCTCCTATGCCGAAGAGGCAGGGGGCGAGGAGTTGCAGCGACTCGTGGCTGCCGCTCTTGCAAACAACCCCGAGATTACCGTTTCGGAGGCGCGATGGAAGATGTTCACCAGCCGGGTCGCCCAGGCCAAGTCCCTGGAAGACCCGATGCTGATGCTAAAGATACAGAACGGCATCGTAAGGGACCCATTCAATTTCAGCAGGGATCCCATGACGCAGAAGGTCATCGGCATCTCGCAGCAGCTGCCGTTCTGGGGGAAGAGAGACCTGAAGGCGGAGGTGGCGGCTAAAGAGGCTGAATCGTACCGCTGGCAGGTTGAGGAAAGAAAGCTTGAACTCGCCAGGATGGTTAAGGAAACTTACTGGCAGATCTACTTCATCGACCGTTCGTTGCAGGTTACCGAGAAAAATCTCCGGATCATGGATGACTTCATCGCGCTGGCAGAAACGAGATATTCCGTCGGCCAGGGAGGGCAGCAGGATGTGCTGAAGGCCCAGGTCGAAAAGTCCAAGATGCTCGACATGAAGATCAGCCAGGAGCAGCAGCGGAAAAGTCTTGTAGCCGCACTTAACACTCTTATCGCCAGGGCGGCGGATACCCCAGTGGGAAGGATCGCGGATCCCGCTTTGAACCCCGTGGAGCTAACAGCCGGTGACCTGAATCGGCTGGCTGCGGAAAAAAGGCCTCAGTTCAGAAGCCTGGCCGCACAGATAGAGAAGGGGCGTGCGGTTCACCGTCTTGCGGAGAAGGAATCGTATCCCGACGTTAACCTGTCGCTGGAATACATGCAGCGAAATCCGAGCATGGAGGATGAAGGGCTCGACATGTATTCAGCGGGGATTACCATCAATCTTCCCGTGTTTCGCGAACGGCGGCAAGCCATGCGGGCAGAGTCGACCTCTGAAGTATCGATGGCCGCCGCTGAATTGAGGACGCTGGAGAATTCGGTCGGTGGGGGCATTGCGGACCTTCTTGCCCAGTTGGAGCGGCGGCGGAAGCTCGCCGAGCTATACAGGGCGGGTATCATCCCGCAGGCTGAGCAGGCGCTTGAATCGTCGGTCATCGGTTACCGGGTGGGGAAAGCCGACGTACTCATGCTGCTCGACAGCAGGGTTACGCTGTTCAATTACGAGCGTGAATATTACGATTCGGTCGCCGATTACCAGATGAAGCTGGCGCAGCTTGAGGCCCTGGTGGGGCAGGAGCTTGACCCGGAGAAGCAGTAG
- a CDS encoding efflux RND transporter periplasmic adaptor subunit: MNMKRKIVIPVVLVTLLALGGGGYYLWQELGHDHDEQKEKGVAASAQYTCPMHPFIVKEQPGVCPICNMSLVKKVEGAQADEKALAALGQVALSPTQMVMSNVAMVEVKAVRLDREMNAVGIVQYDQRRQAKVTAWVAGRIDRLLVNAVGDYVTKNKPVAQLYSPDLVAAQQEYLLALRSRDRLKDSPVASISQGGAGLVASARQRLLLLGVKEWQLAALEKGGEPNLKLPVYTPLSGIVIEKMVVEGQYVNVGDPLFSIADLSTVWVEAEVYENEFAAVRIGQRVEVISQSYPGKTFSGRVSFIYPFLDPKTRTVKVRVEIPNPGLKMKPDMFVTARIKAPLDSVLAVPVAAVIDTGKRQVAWVEAKPGVFEPRDVKVGAKSGGFVQILDGLRPGEKVAASGGYLIDSEAQLRGGSTQDHSQHGGSAPAGQGSAPARPAREDMNMDDMDMK; encoded by the coding sequence ATGAACATGAAACGAAAGATAGTCATTCCGGTCGTGCTGGTCACGCTTTTAGCCCTGGGCGGGGGAGGTTACTACCTGTGGCAGGAGCTGGGGCACGATCATGACGAGCAGAAAGAAAAAGGTGTGGCGGCATCGGCCCAGTACACATGTCCGATGCATCCTTTCATCGTCAAGGAGCAGCCGGGCGTCTGCCCCATTTGCAACATGTCTCTCGTAAAGAAGGTGGAGGGGGCGCAGGCAGATGAGAAGGCCTTGGCTGCGTTGGGACAGGTGGCGCTATCTCCGACCCAGATGGTGATGAGTAACGTAGCGATGGTCGAGGTCAAGGCGGTCCGTCTCGACAGGGAGATGAATGCCGTCGGCATCGTACAGTACGACCAGCGCCGTCAGGCGAAGGTCACGGCTTGGGTGGCCGGAAGGATCGACAGGCTCCTGGTCAACGCGGTGGGAGATTACGTCACAAAGAACAAGCCCGTGGCGCAGCTTTACTCTCCTGACCTGGTGGCAGCGCAGCAGGAATACCTTCTGGCTTTGAGGAGCAGGGACAGGCTGAAGGATTCTCCTGTAGCATCCATCTCGCAGGGGGGGGCGGGGCTTGTCGCCTCTGCGCGGCAGCGGCTGCTGCTTCTTGGTGTGAAGGAGTGGCAGCTTGCCGCACTGGAGAAGGGTGGAGAGCCCAACCTGAAGCTGCCGGTCTACACCCCCCTCTCCGGCATCGTCATAGAGAAGATGGTCGTGGAGGGGCAGTACGTGAATGTGGGAGATCCGCTCTTTTCCATAGCAGATCTGTCGACGGTGTGGGTAGAAGCAGAGGTTTACGAGAACGAGTTCGCTGCGGTCAGGATCGGACAGCGGGTGGAGGTAATCTCCCAGTCGTATCCGGGAAAGACATTTTCAGGCCGGGTCTCGTTCATCTACCCTTTCCTTGATCCCAAGACGCGGACCGTGAAGGTGAGGGTGGAAATACCGAATCCGGGATTGAAGATGAAGCCGGACATGTTCGTTACCGCCAGGATAAAGGCCCCACTGGATTCCGTACTTGCGGTGCCGGTTGCAGCGGTGATCGATACGGGAAAACGGCAGGTCGCGTGGGTTGAGGCGAAGCCGGGGGTTTTCGAGCCCAGGGACGTCAAAGTGGGTGCAAAGAGCGGTGGGTTCGTGCAGATTCTCGACGGGCTGAGGCCGGGGGAGAAGGTGGCTGCAAGCGGCGGTTACCTGATCGATTCCGAAGCCCAGCTGCGCGGTGGTTCGACCCAGGACCACAGCCAGCACGGTGGTTCGGCACCGGCGGGACAGGGCTCGGCGCCGGCGCGCCCTGCCCGGGAGGATATGAACATGGATGATATGGACATGAAGTGA